Proteins found in one Ornithorhynchus anatinus isolate Pmale09 chromosome 8, mOrnAna1.pri.v4, whole genome shotgun sequence genomic segment:
- the FNDC11 gene encoding fibronectin type III domain-containing protein 11 isoform X2, producing the protein MNLSRTTEAGPNKTKPGSRPSMESLQEEPENLAWRTYMERRSSLREFLNSSLSPHLLKRHHARLELLKKCSYYIEILPKHLAPGDQNPLTLPNTMFQLIDPRKFQRMKKVGTAQTQIQLLLLSDLLEQLELGRAKLARLLESHDTLPFLARWEAVEQRVADLTATMDSFLTMMVPGRLHVKHRLVADVGAAKIPHIRLMLSTKMPVVFDRQASVAHDSWASLRWFATVQPAGLERFELRFRLLEPRSPQERSQGGAIPVAACSLEVRDLLPDRAYKFTVKRAESYTLVYEPWRDSLTLRTRPGLDREPRAPEGRPSPAEA; encoded by the coding sequence atgaacTTGAGCCGCACGACGGAGGCGGGCCCGAACAAGACAAAACCGGGCAGCCGGCCAAGCATGGAGTCCCTCCAGGAGGAGCCGGAGAACCTCGCCTGGAGAACCTAcatggagaggagaagcagcctcAGGGAGTTCCTCAACTCCAGCCTGAGCCCCCACCTCCTGAAGCGCCACCACGCCCGCTTGGAGCTCTTGAAGAAGTGCTCCTACTACATCGAGATCCTGCCCAAGCACCTGGCGCCGGGCGACCAGAACCCCCTGACGCTGCCCAACACCATGTTCCAGCTCATCGACCCCCGGAAGTTCCAGCGCATGAAGAAGGTGGGGACGGCCCAGACCCAgatccagctgctgctgctgagcgACCTGCTGGAGCAGCTGGAGCTGGGCCGGGCCAAGCTGGCGAGGCTCCTGGAGTCCCACGACACCCTGCCCTTCCTGGCCCGCTGGGAGGCCGTGGAGCAGCGGGTGGCCGACCTGACCGCCACGATGGACAGCTTCCTGACCATGATGGTGCCCGGCCGCCTGCACGTCAAACACCGTCTGGTGGCGGACGTCGGGGCCGCCAAGATCCCCCACATCCGGCTGATGCTGAGCACCAAGATGCCCGTCGTGTTCGACCGCCAGGCGTCGGTGGCCCACGACAGCTGGGCCAGCCTCCGGTGGTTCGCCACCGTCCAGCCGGCCGGGCTCGAGCGGTTCGAGCTGCGCTTCAGGCTGCTGGAGCCGCGGAGCCCGCAGGAGCGCTCTCAGGGGGGTGCCATCCCCGTGGCCGCCTGCTCCTTGGAGGTGCGGGACCTGCTGCCCGACCGGGCCTACAAGTTCACCGTGAAGAGGGCCGAGAGCTACACCCTGGTGTACGAGCCCTGGAGGGACAGCCTGACCCTGAGGACCCGGCCGGGCCTGGACCGGGAACCCCGGGCTCCGGAGGGCCGCCCGAGCCCAGCGGAGGCCTGA
- the FNDC11 gene encoding fibronectin type III domain-containing protein 11 isoform X1 — MATPPPPPLAPAGTGGARDVPGSSERGGERMNLSRTTEAGPNKTKPGSRPSMESLQEEPENLAWRTYMERRSSLREFLNSSLSPHLLKRHHARLELLKKCSYYIEILPKHLAPGDQNPLTLPNTMFQLIDPRKFQRMKKVGTAQTQIQLLLLSDLLEQLELGRAKLARLLESHDTLPFLARWEAVEQRVADLTATMDSFLTMMVPGRLHVKHRLVADVGAAKIPHIRLMLSTKMPVVFDRQASVAHDSWASLRWFATVQPAGLERFELRFRLLEPRSPQERSQGGAIPVAACSLEVRDLLPDRAYKFTVKRAESYTLVYEPWRDSLTLRTRPGLDREPRAPEGRPSPAEA, encoded by the coding sequence aaagaggaggagagagaatgaacTTGAGCCGCACGACGGAGGCGGGCCCGAACAAGACAAAACCGGGCAGCCGGCCAAGCATGGAGTCCCTCCAGGAGGAGCCGGAGAACCTCGCCTGGAGAACCTAcatggagaggagaagcagcctcAGGGAGTTCCTCAACTCCAGCCTGAGCCCCCACCTCCTGAAGCGCCACCACGCCCGCTTGGAGCTCTTGAAGAAGTGCTCCTACTACATCGAGATCCTGCCCAAGCACCTGGCGCCGGGCGACCAGAACCCCCTGACGCTGCCCAACACCATGTTCCAGCTCATCGACCCCCGGAAGTTCCAGCGCATGAAGAAGGTGGGGACGGCCCAGACCCAgatccagctgctgctgctgagcgACCTGCTGGAGCAGCTGGAGCTGGGCCGGGCCAAGCTGGCGAGGCTCCTGGAGTCCCACGACACCCTGCCCTTCCTGGCCCGCTGGGAGGCCGTGGAGCAGCGGGTGGCCGACCTGACCGCCACGATGGACAGCTTCCTGACCATGATGGTGCCCGGCCGCCTGCACGTCAAACACCGTCTGGTGGCGGACGTCGGGGCCGCCAAGATCCCCCACATCCGGCTGATGCTGAGCACCAAGATGCCCGTCGTGTTCGACCGCCAGGCGTCGGTGGCCCACGACAGCTGGGCCAGCCTCCGGTGGTTCGCCACCGTCCAGCCGGCCGGGCTCGAGCGGTTCGAGCTGCGCTTCAGGCTGCTGGAGCCGCGGAGCCCGCAGGAGCGCTCTCAGGGGGGTGCCATCCCCGTGGCCGCCTGCTCCTTGGAGGTGCGGGACCTGCTGCCCGACCGGGCCTACAAGTTCACCGTGAAGAGGGCCGAGAGCTACACCCTGGTGTACGAGCCCTGGAGGGACAGCCTGACCCTGAGGACCCGGCCGGGCCTGGACCGGGAACCCCGGGCTCCGGAGGGCCGCCCGAGCCCAGCGGAGGCCTGA